One region of Sulfurisphaera ohwakuensis genomic DNA includes:
- a CDS encoding IS110 family transposase — protein MEAPVAGIDVSKDKLVVYFQGKYYEFPNDRQGYEEIIKILPKGCKVGIESTGIYHINLAKYLMGEYDVRIINPFILKKFKDFRGKKSDKNDAKKLAEIVVSMGSEFTTSDARELTSQWDFVTRSIARVKNRLRRDLTLLGYKDSLSKKNLEEVLRGGDSIVLAEVRFLLEELERLEVRKREIEEKLEDLVPKDSLIFTIPGIGKTLGCIILARVGDIRRFSDKKRFVAYCGLDPVIESSGKSVVSKGISKRGDAVLRRAFYLAALTAIRVNPVIKRFYEEHKGKLKGKKLIIACARKLAVITWAVLYYNKPFDASE, from the coding sequence ATGGAGGCCCCAGTCGCAGGAATAGACGTATCAAAAGATAAATTAGTAGTATATTTCCAAGGCAAATACTACGAGTTTCCTAATGATAGGCAAGGTTATGAGGAGATAATTAAGATCTTGCCTAAGGGTTGTAAAGTGGGTATTGAAAGTACTGGAATTTACCACATTAACCTAGCAAAGTACTTGATGGGAGAGTATGACGTTAGGATTATTAATCCCTTCATACTCAAGAAGTTCAAGGACTTTAGGGGTAAGAAGAGTGATAAGAATGATGCTAAAAAGCTTGCAGAAATAGTTGTAAGTATGGGTAGTGAGTTTACAACAAGTGATGCTAGGGAGTTAACTAGCCAATGGGATTTTGTTACTAGGAGTATTGCTAGGGTTAAGAATAGGTTGAGGAGGGATTTGACACTTTTGGGCTATAAGGATAGTTTGTCCAAGAAGAACTTAGAGGAGGTTTTGAGGGGTGGGGATAGTATTGTCTTGGCTGAGGTTAGGTTTCTTTTGGAGGAGTTGGAGAGACTTGAGGTTAGGAAGAGGGAGATTGAGGAGAAACTTGAGGATCTTGTTCCCAAGGATAGTTTGATTTTCACCATTCCTGGTATTGGTAAAACCTTGGGTTGTATAATTTTGGCTAGGGTTGGTGATATTAGGCGCTTTAGTGATAAGAAGAGGTTTGTTGCTTATTGCGGTCTTGACCCAGTTATTGAGTCTAGTGGTAAGAGTGTTGTTTCTAAGGGTATTTCTAAGAGGGGTGATGCTGTTTTGAGGAGAGCTTTCTATCTTGCAGCTTTAACTGCTATTAGGGTTAATCCTGTTATCAAGCGTTTTTATGAAGAGCATAAGGGAAAGTTGAAGGGTAAGAAGTTGATTATTGCCTGTGCAAGGAAATTAGCTGTTATTACTTGGGCTGTGCTGTATTATAATAAACCATTTGATGCTAGCGAGTGA
- a CDS encoding S9 family peptidase, with product MAPNFRGSTGYGSKFNLMDIGDPAGGDLSDVIAARDYAIEKGIAEKIGIIGYSYGGYMTLLAVGKVPDKWDFSIAGVSVADWVEMYDLSDSFFKGFMETLFMGKNLELMKDRSPITYVNNVKCPLCIIHSQNDTRTPLTPVLKYVQKLQENNKTYYLHVIPNLGHAIYKIDDAIDFLLPALIFLKKMFGN from the coding sequence ATTGCACCTAATTTTAGAGGTTCTACAGGCTACGGGAGTAAATTTAACTTGATGGATATTGGAGATCCAGCTGGTGGAGATTTAAGCGATGTAATAGCTGCCAGAGATTACGCGATTGAAAAGGGAATTGCTGAGAAAATAGGAATTATAGGGTATAGTTATGGAGGATATATGACTCTATTAGCTGTGGGTAAGGTACCGGATAAATGGGACTTCAGTATTGCCGGTGTCTCAGTAGCTGATTGGGTAGAAATGTATGATTTATCTGATTCCTTCTTTAAGGGATTTATGGAGACCTTATTTATGGGCAAGAATTTAGAACTCATGAAAGATAGATCACCAATTACCTATGTTAATAATGTAAAATGCCCCCTATGTATAATACACTCTCAGAACGATACAAGAACACCCTTAACGCCCGTGTTAAAATACGTTCAGAAACTCCAAGAGAATAATAAAACCTACTACTTACACGTAATTCCTAATTTGGGACATGCAATATATAAGATAGACGATGCTATAGACTTTCTGTTACCTGCTCTAATCTTCTTGAAGAAGATGTTTGGTAATTAA
- a CDS encoding M1 family metallopeptidase, protein MVNVERYEIFLDFNEYSYDGIEKIKMNSDGEIVELDSVGLEIKEVKADGRQVKYETKNEKLIVYSKVNEELEIRFSGKADDKSILGIYVAPYNGKYLITTQFEPIYARKFIPCFDSPDMKAVFKLSVRVNRGQKVISNMPIISIRDDGEKIVYEFDETPRMSTYLLYLGIGDFEEISDENKRPKIIVASTPGKSKRGIFAIEVARKVIDYYEKYFEIPYQLPKLHLIEIPEFAAGAMENWGAITFRESALLADESSSVSQKLSVSAVIAHELAHQWFGDLVTLKWWDDLWLNESFATLMAYKSLKEIFPQWESEGHFIYEETLSALTEDSLFNTHPIEAHVKDPHEIEEMFDNISYGKGASILRMIEAYVGEEVFRRGVVNYLNKFKFSNASGSDLWNSISEAYGSDISPIMAEWITKPGYPVITVNVEGNSVEFFQHRFTLLNFNDSTIYKVPLTFEVNGKRQTLLLDKESAKLNFDNAVNSIKVNLNRTGFYRVLYKPFELSFSSTLDSYEELGLVNDYWNFLLAGLESIKTYLTLIKRFNNTRNSFLSREIAFELTTLYYINKDKYYSIARDFLLNQLKIYRNTKDDLSKMAYSSIIRSLAIIDYDFALGLSNLFQYYEQLDSNIKGAVAIAYAISTSDFNGLLDKYKSFNSDEEKLRMIDAITNIRDKSIVEKLAMLVLNRTIKYQEAPHVINSLSNNPYVREELCNFLQGNFDMIKQFVMTVAGMWGLFYIIRGPMIMCGVNKPEETIEFLDRIKTKEIARSVEIAKEYIKVYNRVKNLDL, encoded by the coding sequence ATGGTAAATGTTGAAAGATATGAGATATTCTTAGATTTTAATGAGTACAGTTACGATGGAATAGAAAAAATAAAAATGAATAGTGATGGTGAAATAGTCGAATTAGACAGTGTTGGACTTGAAATAAAAGAAGTAAAAGCCGATGGTAGGCAAGTAAAGTACGAAACCAAAAACGAGAAGCTTATAGTCTACTCTAAAGTTAATGAAGAGCTGGAGATAAGGTTTAGTGGAAAGGCGGACGATAAATCAATATTAGGCATATATGTTGCTCCATATAACGGAAAATACTTAATAACTACTCAGTTTGAACCAATATACGCTAGAAAGTTCATCCCATGTTTTGACTCTCCAGATATGAAAGCTGTTTTTAAGTTATCTGTTAGGGTTAATAGGGGTCAAAAGGTCATTTCTAACATGCCAATTATCAGCATTAGAGATGATGGTGAAAAGATAGTTTATGAATTTGATGAGACTCCCAGGATGTCAACATATTTACTATACTTAGGTATTGGGGATTTTGAAGAGATCAGTGATGAGAATAAAAGGCCTAAAATAATAGTGGCATCAACACCTGGAAAATCTAAACGGGGAATTTTTGCAATTGAAGTTGCTAGGAAGGTTATTGATTACTACGAAAAATATTTCGAAATTCCTTACCAGTTACCAAAGCTGCACCTAATAGAAATCCCAGAATTTGCTGCAGGTGCTATGGAGAACTGGGGTGCTATTACTTTTAGGGAGAGTGCTTTACTGGCTGATGAGTCTTCATCTGTTTCTCAGAAGTTAAGTGTTAGCGCTGTCATAGCTCATGAATTAGCCCACCAATGGTTTGGCGATCTGGTTACACTAAAGTGGTGGGACGACCTATGGCTTAACGAAAGTTTTGCCACATTAATGGCTTATAAGAGTTTAAAGGAGATATTTCCTCAATGGGAAAGCGAAGGGCATTTTATATATGAAGAAACCTTGAGCGCATTAACTGAAGATTCTCTATTTAATACTCATCCAATTGAGGCACATGTTAAAGATCCGCATGAGATTGAGGAAATGTTCGATAACATCAGTTACGGTAAAGGTGCGAGTATTTTGAGGATGATCGAAGCTTATGTAGGTGAGGAAGTTTTCAGAAGGGGTGTAGTTAATTATCTAAATAAGTTTAAGTTCTCAAATGCTTCTGGAAGTGATCTGTGGAATTCTATTTCAGAAGCATATGGCTCGGACATTTCGCCAATAATGGCTGAATGGATAACGAAACCCGGATATCCTGTAATTACGGTCAATGTTGAAGGTAATTCTGTGGAGTTCTTTCAACATAGATTCACGTTATTGAACTTCAATGATAGTACTATTTATAAAGTGCCTTTAACCTTTGAGGTTAACGGAAAAAGACAGACTTTGTTACTTGACAAAGAAAGTGCTAAGTTGAATTTTGATAATGCCGTGAACTCAATTAAGGTTAATTTGAATAGAACCGGATTTTATAGGGTCTTATACAAACCCTTTGAACTCTCATTTTCATCTACACTTGACAGTTATGAAGAGTTGGGGTTAGTTAATGATTACTGGAACTTCCTATTGGCTGGATTGGAATCAATAAAGACTTATTTAACTCTCATTAAGAGATTCAATAATACGCGAAACTCTTTCTTATCTAGAGAGATTGCTTTCGAGCTTACGACACTATATTATATAAATAAGGATAAATATTATTCGATAGCTAGGGACTTTCTGTTAAACCAGCTAAAGATATATAGGAATACAAAAGACGATCTGAGTAAAATGGCTTATTCCAGTATAATTAGGTCTCTGGCTATTATAGATTATGATTTTGCGTTAGGTCTCTCTAACCTATTCCAGTACTATGAACAGCTAGACAGTAATATAAAGGGGGCTGTTGCAATAGCTTATGCTATTTCCACGTCCGATTTTAACGGGTTGTTGGATAAATATAAGTCTTTTAATTCTGATGAAGAGAAGCTAAGAATGATAGACGCTATAACTAATATTAGGGATAAGTCAATTGTGGAGAAACTTGCAATGTTAGTACTTAATAGGACTATAAAGTATCAAGAGGCACCACATGTTATAAATTCGCTTTCAAACAACCCGTATGTTAGAGAGGAGTTATGTAACTTTTTACAAGGTAATTTCGACATGATAAAGCAGTTTGTAATGACTGTTGCTGGGATGTGGGGGTTATTTTACATTATAAGAGGGCCTATGATTATGTGTGGTGTTAATAAGCCTGAGGAGACTATTGAATTTCTTGATAGGATAAAGACTAAAGAAATAGCTAGATCTGTAGAAATCGCAAAGGAGTATATAAAGGTATACAATAGAGTAAAGAATTTAGATCTATGA
- a CDS encoding AAA family ATPase: MVKFIFGRELTEEDEFFDREDYINILLSYINRRQPVAILAPRRMGKSSLLNYIKIKLGNEYIVAKISLEGITTIEEFADELTSKLVLDALSKSLKMRTKNTISSLVASLNQFLGSIKSLSVRMPNLELYIERYSLFKENKLKPSEILDDVLLLPQRIAEDTGKNVVLMIDEFQKIRALKQPFPKILEITRKRLQESRNVEIIVSGSETGLIEEMITETKEPFYNYFKIERLKPFDKETSIRFLNEGLKGKCKEYYEKVYEITEGIPAWLNLAGLVFERECSIEAILEDPNVEIELKKDLEGLTKNEIKVLKGLAKGNKLSEIKVSNIYRVLKALKNRGLVDKVNDEYKIIDPILSFYLRK; the protein is encoded by the coding sequence ATGGTTAAGTTTATATTTGGTAGAGAGTTAACAGAAGAGGATGAGTTCTTTGATAGGGAAGACTATATTAATATTTTACTTAGTTATATAAATAGAAGACAGCCCGTAGCAATATTAGCACCTAGGAGGATGGGTAAATCTTCACTCCTAAATTACATCAAAATTAAATTAGGCAATGAGTATATAGTAGCAAAGATAAGCTTGGAAGGAATAACAACAATAGAAGAGTTTGCTGACGAGCTTACCAGCAAGTTAGTGTTGGACGCATTATCTAAGTCACTTAAAATGAGGACTAAAAATACTATATCATCTCTAGTCGCGTCGTTAAATCAGTTTCTGGGTTCAATAAAAAGTTTAAGCGTTAGAATGCCTAACTTAGAGTTGTATATTGAGCGCTATTCCCTATTTAAAGAAAATAAATTAAAACCTAGTGAAATCTTAGATGATGTGTTACTCTTACCTCAAAGAATAGCCGAAGATACCGGTAAGAATGTTGTGCTTATGATAGATGAGTTTCAAAAGATTAGGGCTTTAAAACAACCTTTTCCAAAAATCCTGGAGATAACTAGGAAAAGATTACAGGAGAGTAGAAACGTGGAGATAATAGTTTCTGGGTCGGAAACTGGCTTAATAGAGGAAATGATAACTGAGACTAAAGAGCCGTTTTATAACTATTTCAAAATAGAAAGACTTAAGCCTTTTGATAAAGAAACATCAATAAGATTTTTAAATGAAGGACTAAAGGGAAAATGTAAAGAATATTATGAGAAAGTATATGAAATAACTGAAGGCATTCCTGCATGGTTAAACTTAGCCGGATTAGTATTTGAGAGAGAATGCAGCATTGAAGCTATCCTAGAAGATCCTAATGTAGAGATAGAATTGAAAAAAGATCTGGAAGGTCTTACAAAGAATGAAATTAAGGTATTGAAGGGTTTGGCAAAGGGTAATAAGTTAAGTGAAATCAAAGTATCAAATATATATAGAGTGTTAAAGGCATTAAAAAATAGAGGGCTTGTAGATAAGGTAAATGACGAATATAAGATAATAGATCCTATTTTATCTTTTTATTTAAGAAAATAA
- a CDS encoding PaREP1 family protein, translating into MLRSLTSAETYLQEADELLEKGDIVQASEKYYKAVEEAIKILAVENKISTLNEAKAKGGWDLETLNKAVNELAKIYGERIIIDWSASVSLTTTNLSPNSIKDVVKYVRDIVNLASVIKRLD; encoded by the coding sequence ATGTTAAGATCATTAACATCTGCTGAGACTTATCTACAAGAGGCTGATGAGCTTTTAGAGAAAGGAGATATTGTGCAAGCTTCAGAAAAATACTATAAAGCAGTAGAGGAGGCAATAAAGATTCTGGCTGTAGAAAATAAGATTAGTACTTTAAATGAGGCTAAGGCTAAAGGTGGTTGGGATTTGGAAACACTAAATAAAGCTGTAAACGAGTTGGCAAAAATATACGGTGAAAGGATTATCATTGATTGGTCAGCCTCTGTAAGCTTAACAACTACAAATTTAAGCCCTAATTCAATAAAAGACGTTGTAAAATACGTGAGAGACATTGTCAACCTAGCCTCAGTAATTAAGAGATTGGATTAA
- a CDS encoding YncE family protein, protein MVNSNVRRVIIEILLILMFLTILPNLSSIIVAYVNTNTNVGYVKYTLILYNNTLLQGNVISPKSDLGPLGIIYDPSNGYIYVADSGSDTVSVINSTTNHVIANITIKGHPWSLLYDPSNGYIYVRSLVSLFVINPSTNQVIMNITNALLSPLTVPDNMVYDPSNGYIYITSSSILFPVFVINSSTNEIIHGIKLGRIPHDIVIPSGILYDPSNGYIYVANPRSNSVFVINTSTNKVIANISVGQDPLSMVYDPSNGYIYVTDFKSNTISVINSSSNTVIANISIGQGPSDIVYDPSNGYIYVTDTKSNMVSVINPSRNQVIANITVGDCPSGIVYDPSNGYIYVTNSLSGSISIISTKPVISTQMTQTSMNNSTEISTNLPITYIIIGAVVIVVVVGLSAVLVRKR, encoded by the coding sequence ATGGTCAATAGTAATGTAAGGAGGGTAATAATTGAGATATTGCTAATACTAATGTTTTTAACAATTTTACCTAACCTAAGCTCAATAATAGTTGCATATGTTAATACAAATACCAACGTAGGTTATGTGAAATACACTTTAATATTGTACAATAACACACTACTACAAGGTAATGTAATAAGCCCTAAGAGTGATCTTGGCCCACTTGGTATTATTTATGATCCTAGTAACGGATACATATATGTTGCAGATTCTGGGTCTGATACAGTATCTGTAATTAATTCTACTACAAATCATGTTATAGCTAATATAACAATTAAAGGGCATCCATGGAGTCTATTATATGATCCTTCTAACGGATACATATACGTCAGAAGTCTAGTAAGCCTATTTGTTATTAACCCTTCTACTAACCAAGTAATAATGAATATAACTAATGCATTACTTTCTCCCTTAACAGTACCGGATAATATGGTTTATGATCCTTCTAACGGATATATATATATCACAAGTAGTTCTATCTTATTTCCAGTATTTGTTATTAATTCCTCTACAAACGAAATAATTCATGGAATAAAACTCGGAAGAATCCCTCATGATATTGTAATTCCATCAGGTATTTTATATGATCCTAGTAATGGATATATATACGTTGCAAACCCTAGGTCTAACTCAGTTTTTGTCATTAATACCTCTACGAACAAAGTAATAGCTAATATATCTGTAGGACAAGATCCATTGAGTATGGTTTATGATCCTTCTAACGGATACATATACGTTACAGATTTTAAGTCTAATACAATTTCTGTAATTAACTCTAGTAGCAACACCGTAATAGCTAATATATCCATTGGACAAGGCCCGTCAGATATTGTTTATGATCCTAGTAATGGATACATATACGTTACAGATACTAAATCTAACATGGTCTCAGTTATTAACCCTTCAAGAAATCAAGTAATAGCGAATATAACAGTTGGAGATTGTCCGTCAGGTATTGTTTATGATCCCTCTAACGGATATATATACGTAACGAATTCTTTATCTGGGTCTATCAGTATTATTAGTACTAAACCAGTTATATCTACACAAATGACACAAACTTCAATGAATAATTCTACTGAAATATCTACAAACCTACCTATTACATATATCATAATAGGTGCGGTAGTAATAGTGGTTGTAGTTGGGTTATCAGCAGTTTTAGTTAGGAAAAGATGA
- a CDS encoding DUF4097 family beta strand repeat-containing protein, with the protein MNSTNIHINGINGNVRLINTTISVIKLNNVNGNIRAEDVYFFHGLIETLIGNIELKNAIGNYLKASTTNGNIFVIVNKYFNLTYYLTTRNGDIEITALPSIRIVTYSGVTYPPPVIYAYTTNGNVDVNTI; encoded by the coding sequence ATAAATTCCACGAATATTCACATAAATGGTATAAACGGAAACGTGAGGTTAATAAATACTACTATATCTGTAATTAAACTTAATAATGTAAACGGAAATATTAGAGCTGAAGACGTTTACTTCTTCCACGGTTTAATTGAGACTCTAATCGGAAATATAGAGCTAAAAAATGCCATAGGGAATTACCTTAAAGCCTCTACCACAAACGGTAATATTTTCGTGATAGTTAACAAATACTTCAATTTGACTTATTACCTTACTACAAGGAACGGAGATATTGAAATAACAGCCCTACCCTCTATACGCATAGTTACATATTCTGGTGTGACATATCCTCCACCGGTAATATATGCTTATACAACTAATGGAAATGTAGATGTGAATACGATCTGA
- the cas6 gene encoding CRISPR-associated endoribonuclease Cas6, with the protein MRVYEFEKFNLSCGYEKGYITLYLIYIKLIFWIRFSLKFKDEVIVQPFTSKVSRIVMNNYPSYVKISESSEPLKPVRVTVIKDEEGRSIFKGMDRNVLRLKPQINYFFDLTSLDINLFEEIVSNPYFNTKVYSAEASVEVGETKVFEEVEIEDSKAYKIEFKTPTLIQPPRPNFKRKKNRYLLFPFSPYFLVSIQRHWNKYQEKKIIISYSRALYYFKEVDYNLKPVTVIYDKSKVRGFVGWTLFTLEARRNSSLREGIRKLLAYSNYIGVGKSRAIGFGEVMVKGVKK; encoded by the coding sequence ATGCGAGTTTACGAGTTTGAAAAGTTTAATTTAAGCTGTGGTTATGAAAAAGGCTATATAACTCTTTACCTAATTTATATTAAATTGATATTTTGGATTAGGTTCTCGCTTAAGTTTAAGGATGAAGTAATTGTACAGCCTTTTACCTCTAAAGTTTCCAGGATTGTGATGAACAATTACCCTTCTTATGTGAAAATTTCGGAGAGTAGTGAGCCTTTGAAGCCAGTTAGGGTTACTGTTATTAAAGACGAAGAAGGGAGATCGATATTTAAGGGGATGGACAGAAATGTATTAAGGCTTAAGCCCCAAATCAACTACTTTTTTGATTTGACTAGTCTCGACATTAACCTCTTTGAAGAAATTGTATCTAACCCTTATTTTAATACTAAGGTTTACAGTGCTGAGGCTTCTGTTGAAGTTGGAGAGACTAAAGTGTTTGAAGAGGTGGAGATAGAAGATTCTAAGGCTTATAAGATTGAGTTTAAGACCCCTACCCTAATCCAACCTCCTAGACCTAACTTTAAGAGGAAGAAGAATAGGTATTTATTATTCCCTTTTTCACCTTACTTTCTGGTTTCAATACAGAGGCATTGGAATAAATACCAAGAAAAGAAGATAATAATAAGTTACAGTAGGGCACTTTACTATTTTAAGGAGGTCGATTACAACTTAAAGCCCGTTACGGTAATTTATGATAAAAGTAAGGTAAGGGGGTTTGTGGGATGGACACTCTTTACTTTAGAAGCTAGGAGGAACAGCTCTTTAAGAGAAGGGATTAGGAAGTTGTTAGCTTATTCTAATTATATAGGAGTGGGTAAATCTAGGGCAATAGGATTCGGAGAGGTTATGGTAAAAGGTGTTAAGAAGTGA
- a CDS encoding nucleotidyltransferase domain-containing protein, with the protein MRPIFGKVAIILHGSRIKGNYYPASDLDVLIITENCLGRKGLEIPYSFTEELNGIKLDYQVICYENKDYWIVRNALSSPNVTVVDDFNEFKNKPVVQK; encoded by the coding sequence TTGAGACCGATATTTGGTAAAGTAGCTATCATTTTACATGGCAGTAGGATTAAAGGTAATTATTATCCTGCTAGCGATTTAGATGTTTTAATAATAACTGAGAATTGTTTAGGAAGAAAAGGGTTAGAGATACCTTATTCCTTCACTGAAGAACTAAACGGGATTAAATTGGACTATCAAGTAATCTGTTACGAGAATAAGGATTATTGGATTGTGAGAAACGCGCTTTCTTCACCTAACGTTACAGTAGTTGATGATTTTAATGAGTTTAAGAACAAACCTGTGGTCCAAAAATAA
- a CDS encoding PaREP1 family protein — protein MEELVKKVEEKGINVEDVLLTALSKVDPEESIRLRVQLAEKYMKELEDYINKGDAVQASEKAYKVAEEIVKALAEKLKTPEYQQAMKEGRWYTYTLGKTVNNLAKKVGEWILDGWNSAYFLHIWGFHEAKLSIDDITSYVSKVIKMYEEARKII, from the coding sequence ATGGAAGAATTGGTAAAGAAGGTCGAAGAGAAGGGAATTAATGTGGAAGATGTACTCTTAACAGCATTATCAAAAGTAGACCCTGAGGAAAGCATAAGACTAAGAGTTCAGTTAGCTGAAAAATATATGAAAGAGCTGGAAGATTATATAAATAAAGGTGATGCTGTACAAGCTTCTGAAAAGGCTTATAAGGTTGCTGAAGAAATAGTAAAAGCCCTAGCTGAGAAATTAAAAACTCCGGAATATCAGCAAGCAATGAAAGAAGGGAGATGGTACACATATACTTTAGGGAAAACAGTAAACAACTTAGCTAAAAAAGTAGGTGAATGGATATTAGACGGGTGGAACAGTGCTTACTTCTTACACATATGGGGTTTCCATGAGGCTAAACTTTCAATTGATGACATAACGTCATATGTGAGCAAAGTTATAAAAATGTATGAAGAAGCAAGAAAGATTATCTAG
- a CDS encoding APC family permease, which produces MEKKTNYLRKELSLLNLVIIGIAGAVGTGVLFSSAGMAAVAGPVIVISWLLGGIFYLFIGLTYVQLASYYPEAGGPSRYPLYSHGRITNLINAFSDLIWYLFIPPIEALAVVEGLNYFTSNYKIVLINSNGFPTPLGAVIGVLIMLLFIPFNYYSVRFFGMSTTWFGSIKLLLYLAVLLGFLIYFFHFSNFTAYGGFAPFGFAGIFSAIPLAMFAFGGIRVIPDYAEETKDHSVLGKAIIYTVLGQTAIYVAFAIAFIAALDWKGLGISPGNWAALSNLPGNPFIDIAGTREVILLLVLTGIIGIIGPFVTGYIYQGGGMRVLFAISRSRYVSEKIQELNKYSIPLWALIVFVIVGAVVAYIAAPLPTIYGLISDSVVAGYIGFSANPVAMQALISKGKMKPMIAGSNIVSALAFIFASLIIYWSGWPSVPYAVLLLLIACIVFSVIYKVKEDLWNSIWYIAYIGFLTLMTFIGDNGALAILNFYEASAVTAIASLVFYYWGIKSSK; this is translated from the coding sequence ATGGAGAAAAAAACAAATTACTTAAGAAAGGAACTTAGCCTATTAAATTTAGTAATAATTGGTATTGCAGGTGCTGTAGGGACCGGAGTACTATTTAGCTCTGCTGGAATGGCAGCAGTAGCTGGTCCGGTAATAGTAATATCTTGGCTCCTTGGAGGTATATTTTATTTATTTATAGGCCTTACTTATGTTCAACTAGCGTCCTATTATCCAGAAGCTGGAGGACCTTCTAGGTACCCATTATATTCTCACGGAAGAATCACTAATTTAATAAATGCCTTTTCTGATCTGATTTGGTATTTGTTTATTCCCCCTATCGAGGCTTTAGCAGTAGTAGAAGGGTTAAATTATTTCACCAGTAATTACAAGATTGTTTTGATTAACAGTAATGGTTTTCCTACACCATTAGGAGCTGTAATAGGAGTTTTAATTATGCTACTCTTTATACCGTTTAATTATTATAGCGTGAGATTTTTTGGTATGTCCACAACCTGGTTCGGAAGCATAAAGCTCTTGCTATACTTGGCTGTACTTTTAGGTTTTTTAATTTATTTCTTTCATTTCAGTAATTTTACAGCATATGGAGGATTTGCTCCCTTCGGTTTTGCGGGAATATTCAGTGCGATTCCATTAGCGATGTTTGCATTCGGCGGAATAAGGGTAATACCAGATTATGCAGAAGAAACTAAGGACCATAGTGTATTAGGAAAAGCCATAATTTATACTGTACTAGGACAAACTGCGATTTATGTTGCATTTGCTATTGCATTTATAGCCGCATTAGATTGGAAAGGTTTAGGAATTTCTCCAGGAAATTGGGCGGCTTTGAGTAATCTCCCGGGAAATCCGTTTATTGACATTGCTGGTACCAGAGAAGTAATTCTCTTGCTAGTATTAACCGGAATTATAGGAATCATTGGTCCTTTTGTCACTGGCTATATTTATCAAGGTGGGGGTATGAGAGTTCTATTTGCTATTAGTAGATCTAGGTATGTTTCTGAAAAAATCCAGGAATTAAATAAATATTCCATCCCACTCTGGGCATTAATAGTATTTGTTATAGTAGGAGCAGTTGTTGCCTATATTGCAGCACCTCTTCCAACAATATACGGTTTAATAAGCGATTCCGTAGTAGCAGGTTATATAGGTTTCTCTGCAAATCCAGTTGCAATGCAAGCGCTAATATCTAAAGGTAAAATGAAGCCAATGATAGCTGGGTCTAATATAGTCTCTGCACTGGCATTTATTTTCGCATCTTTAATAATATATTGGAGCGGTTGGCCATCAGTACCTTATGCAGTTCTATTGCTACTTATAGCTTGCATAGTCTTCTCGGTAATTTATAAGGTAAAAGAAGACTTATGGAACTCCATATGGTATATTGCTTATATAGGCTTCTTGACTTTAATGACCTTCATAGGTGATAATGGAGCTTTAGCAATACTAAACTTTTATGAGGCTTCTGCAGTGACAGCGATAGCTTCATTAGTTTTCTATTATTGGGGTATAAAGTCTTCAAAATGA